From Burkholderiales bacterium:
ACGTCGAAGACCTGCTGTGCGATGAGCTTGCGCTCCCGGGTCGCGAGCAGGCTGGCGCGGGCACGCAGCGTCACCCGGCTCTCGCCCGGCTGCGCGAAGCTCTGGCTGAAATCCTCGAGCTCGACCCGGAGCGTGTAATCCGCGCGTGCGCCGTAGCCCGGCGCCACCACGCCGCCGCTGACGGCGGCGAAGCGCGCGCGCAAGCGGCCGGTCAGCAAGGCGGCCGGCTCGGCGGTCCAGCGGCTCATCGAATAGCTTTGCGGGCGCGCACCGTCCTCGTACAGCAGGCGGTAGATGATCTGGTCCTCGTCGAGCCACGGCGGCGCACCGACCTGCGGGATGAGCAGCGCGCCCGGCAGCGCGGGATTCGTGCGCGTGTAGGCGGGCTGCGGCCCGAGATCGTAGCTCACCGGCTGCGCCGCGTCGGGGCGATTGATGCTGCAGCCGGCGGTCGCCGCGATCAGACAGAGCACGAAGAAGCGCAGCAACGCTTACCTTTCTTTGACCGACGCTTCGTCCGCCGCGACCTGCCGGACGCGCGGGACTTCGGGCGCAGGCTGCCGCGCCCGCGTTTCGAAACCGCGCTCACCCGGCCCGGGCTGTCCCGCCTTGCGCCCGAACACCAGGCTTTGCGGCTCCTCCTTGAGATCGGCGACGAAGCGGTCGAGGCTGCGCGTGGTGCGCGCGAGCTCTTCGACCAGCAGGTTGATGCGCGGCAGCGATTCGGAGGCGACGGTATCGGCGAGCGAGCCGATCGAATGCGTCGCTTTCTCCGCGCTGCCGGCGACGCGATCGACCGCTTCCATGCGGCTCGCGAGCGCGCGCGAAGTCGCCGTGATCTCGCCCAGCGCGGTCTCGGCCTGGGTCAAGGTCCTGCGCGCATCGGCCATGAGCGGCGCGAGGCTCTTCACACCGGGCTCGGCGGCGTTCGCGACCGCCGCGATGCGGTCGCTCGCGTTGCCGATGCGCTCGCTCGCCTTCTGCAGCCCGACCAGCGCCTGCCCCAGGCGCTCGCGGTTCTCGTCGCTCAGCACCGCGGACACGCGCTGTGCGACCTCGCGCACGTCGGCGAGCGCGTCCTGGCTGGACTCGAACAGGGTTTCGAGAAGCGTGGGACGCACCGCGATGCGCGCGGTATCGCGCGCGCCGGACGGCGGCAGCGCCTCGGGGTTCTTGCCGGTGTCGTCGAGCATGATGTACGAAAGCCCGGTCACGCCCTGGGGCCTGATCTCAGCGTACGTGCCGCGCGTGATCGGCGTTCCCGTCTGTACACCGACGCGGATGAGGATGACGCGCGGATTCTCGTGATCGAAACGGATGTCGGTGACCTTGCCGACGTCGACGCCACGAAAGCGCACGCCCGACTGCTCGAACAGACCGGTGACCGGGTATCGCGACTCGAGCACGTAGTACACCTTCTCGTAGGTATCGCCGCTCAGCCACATCGCGGCGAGCACCACCGCCACCCCGAGCAGCAGGGTGAACAGTCCGGCGGCGATCGCGTGCGCGCGGCTTTCCACGTCAGGCTTCCTGCGCGGCCGCTTCGATCGCGCGGCGTCCGCGCTCGCCGCGGAAGAAGTTGCGGATGAACGGGTGGTCGATCGCGGCGACCTCGGCCAGCGGCCCGACGGCCACCAGCCGCTGATCGGCGAGCACCGCGACGCGCTGCGAGAGCGCGACGAGCGTGTCGAGGTCGTGCGTGACCATGACCACCGTCAGGCAGAGCTCGCGATGCAGCGCGCGCAGGAGCTGCACGAAGCTCTCGCTGCGGTCCGGATCGAGCCCCGCGGTCGGCTCGTCGAGGAACAGCAGCTCCGGCTCGAGCGCGAGCGCGCGGGCGAGCGCGACGCGCTTGACCATGCCGCCCGAAAGCTCCGCGGGCATCTTGATCGCCTGG
This genomic window contains:
- a CDS encoding ABC-type transport auxiliary lipoprotein family protein; protein product: MLRFFVLCLIAATAGCSINRPDAAQPVSYDLGPQPAYTRTNPALPGALLIPQVGAPPWLDEDQIIYRLLYEDGARPQSYSMSRWTAEPAALLTGRLRARFAAVSGGVVAPGYGARADYTLRVELEDFSQSFAQPGESRVTLRARASLLATRERKLIAQQVFDVQRRAAPNASGAVKGLTEATDAFVEALVAWTVQNAGREKVQ
- a CDS encoding MlaD family protein produces the protein MESRAHAIAAGLFTLLLGVAVVLAAMWLSGDTYEKVYYVLESRYPVTGLFEQSGVRFRGVDVGKVTDIRFDHENPRVILIRVGVQTGTPITRGTYAEIRPQGVTGLSYIMLDDTGKNPEALPPSGARDTARIAVRPTLLETLFESSQDALADVREVAQRVSAVLSDENRERLGQALVGLQKASERIGNASDRIAAVANAAEPGVKSLAPLMADARRTLTQAETALGEITATSRALASRMEAVDRVAGSAEKATHSIGSLADTVASESLPRINLLVEELARTTRSLDRFVADLKEEPQSLVFGRKAGQPGPGERGFETRARQPAPEVPRVRQVAADEASVKER